One genomic region from Frateuria soli encodes:
- a CDS encoding antitermination protein NusB, giving the protein MNSFSSLADPQAAPWFVGWGTLALINAGLAQGKNRSGLLWFLLSLVLGPIATLVLVLLPKVRQKLF; this is encoded by the coding sequence GTGAATTCGTTTTCCAGTTTGGCCGATCCCCAGGCCGCGCCATGGTTCGTCGGCTGGGGCACGCTGGCGCTGATCAACGCCGGCCTGGCCCAGGGCAAGAACCGCAGCGGACTGCTGTGGTTCCTGCTGTCGCTGGTGCTCGGGCCGATCGCGACGCTGGTGCTGGTGCTGCTGCCGAAGGTGCGGCAGAAGTTGTTCTGA